The following proteins are co-located in the Bacillus pumilus genome:
- a CDS encoding LLM class flavin-dependent oxidoreductase, translating into MSQSVLQRTAYSVLNLSSVTEGGTIKESFEHSMDLAKKVEKWGYHRYWLAEHHNMEGVASSATSVLIGYIAGGTEKIRVGSGGIMLPNHSSLIIAEQFGTLETLYPGRIDLGLGRAPGTDQLTARALRRNLHNGEDFPEQLEELRQYFKPTGQVKKHVRAVPGEGLEIPIWLLGSSGFSARLAGELGLPFAFAAHFSPKNTIPALELYRQSFKPSDVLKEPYAMVGVTVFAADQTERAEYLATSHYQRFLSLIRNTPGKLKAPVDSMDGLWSPYEKAMVDEQLSSTMIGDKQKVKKELEAFIEATQADEVMINSDMFDHQERMRSYEIIGEIFQEEQK; encoded by the coding sequence ATGAGTCAATCAGTTTTACAGCGCACTGCATATTCTGTTTTAAATTTATCCTCTGTAACAGAAGGCGGCACCATTAAAGAGTCTTTTGAGCATAGTATGGATCTAGCAAAAAAGGTGGAGAAGTGGGGCTATCATAGATACTGGCTTGCAGAACATCACAATATGGAAGGGGTTGCGAGTTCTGCAACGTCTGTTTTGATTGGATATATTGCGGGAGGAACCGAAAAAATTCGGGTGGGTTCTGGCGGTATTATGCTTCCAAACCACTCATCACTTATCATTGCAGAGCAGTTTGGAACACTTGAGACATTGTATCCTGGGAGAATTGATTTAGGTCTTGGCAGAGCACCGGGAACGGATCAGTTAACGGCAAGAGCTCTCAGACGTAATCTTCATAATGGAGAAGATTTCCCGGAGCAGCTTGAAGAGCTTCGGCAATATTTCAAACCGACCGGTCAGGTCAAAAAACATGTAAGGGCCGTTCCAGGTGAGGGACTGGAAATTCCCATTTGGCTCCTTGGTTCAAGCGGTTTTAGCGCAAGGCTTGCAGGAGAACTTGGGCTGCCGTTTGCCTTTGCTGCACATTTTTCACCTAAAAATACAATTCCTGCATTAGAATTGTACAGACAATCATTTAAACCTTCTGATGTGTTAAAAGAGCCTTATGCCATGGTGGGTGTGACGGTTTTTGCTGCTGATCAAACAGAGCGAGCTGAATATTTGGCAACCTCCCATTATCAGCGGTTTTTGAGTCTCATTCGCAATACTCCAGGAAAACTCAAGGCCCCTGTTGACAGTATGGATGGCCTTTGGAGTCCTTATGAAAAAGCGATGGTTGATGAACAATTAAGTTCGACAATGATCGGGGATAAACAAAAGGTGAAAAAAGAATTGGAAGCCTTTATTGAAGCCACTCAAGCAGACGAAGTCATGATTAATTCTGATATGTTTGATCATCAAGAAAGAATGCGCTCTTATGAAATCATCGGAGAGATATTTCAAGAGGAACAAAAATAA
- a CDS encoding acetate uptake transporter: MEKQNVQAIRLSIADPTPLGLFGLAMVTLVASSQKLGITDGTSLILPWAIFLGGIAQLIASIQDSKHQNTFGATAFGAFGLFWMGVGTTWLIQAGVFGKTLAGAADPKQLGFAFIGYLIFSLFMTIGAMETHKVLFLIFVFIDFLFIGLSLSSFGVMYDVTHTIAGVSELIISLLSFYGSAAVVLNTHFGRTVLPVGQPFRIFIKA, from the coding sequence ATGGAAAAACAGAATGTTCAAGCAATTCGATTATCAATTGCAGACCCAACACCACTTGGTTTGTTTGGTTTAGCAATGGTGACGCTCGTTGCGTCCTCACAAAAACTAGGAATCACAGATGGCACTTCCCTTATTTTACCTTGGGCTATCTTCCTTGGAGGAATCGCGCAGCTTATTGCGTCCATACAAGATTCAAAGCATCAGAATACTTTTGGTGCCACTGCCTTTGGCGCATTCGGTCTTTTTTGGATGGGCGTTGGAACGACTTGGCTCATTCAAGCCGGCGTTTTTGGGAAAACGCTTGCGGGAGCTGCGGATCCAAAACAACTAGGTTTTGCTTTTATTGGTTATTTGATTTTCAGCTTGTTTATGACGATTGGTGCAATGGAAACACATAAAGTGTTATTTTTGATTTTCGTCTTTATTGATTTCTTATTTATCGGTCTTTCCCTTAGCTCGTTTGGTGTGATGTACGATGTGACCCATACTATTGCAGGCGTTTCAGAACTGATCATTTCCCTGCTTTCGTTTTATGGTTCAGCAGCTGTTGTCCTCAATACACATTTTGGCCGTACTGTGCTGCCAGTTGGACAACCATTTCGCATTTTTATAAAAGCATAA
- a CDS encoding DedA family protein, with amino-acid sequence MGTFFNEILTWLTSLGYVGVALGLMIEIIPSEIVLAYGGYMVSTGTIGFVGAVIAGVIGGTLAQCFIYWIGLYGGRPFLTKYGKYLFIHEHHIATAERWFDRYGTGVVFTARFIPVVRHAISIPAGIAKMPFFKFVLLTGLAAIPWSILFIYLGMQLGTKWDHIQSVAHTYTTPIMAIAIVLIVLYFMLKKMRTNRKRTI; translated from the coding sequence ATGGGAACCTTTTTTAATGAAATTTTAACATGGCTGACAAGCCTTGGTTACGTAGGTGTTGCACTTGGACTCATGATTGAAATTATTCCGAGTGAAATTGTCCTTGCTTATGGCGGATATATGGTATCAACAGGAACCATTGGTTTTGTTGGGGCTGTTATTGCTGGGGTCATTGGAGGCACGCTTGCTCAGTGCTTTATTTACTGGATTGGTCTTTACGGCGGAAGACCTTTTTTAACAAAGTACGGAAAATATTTATTCATCCATGAGCATCATATTGCCACTGCAGAGCGATGGTTTGACCGATATGGAACAGGTGTGGTGTTTACAGCGCGCTTTATCCCTGTTGTGCGCCATGCCATCTCGATTCCAGCCGGCATTGCCAAGATGCCATTTTTCAAATTTGTTCTTTTGACGGGATTAGCCGCTATCCCTTGGTCCATCTTATTTATCTATCTCGGGATGCAGCTCGGGACAAAGTGGGATCACATTCAAAGCGTTGCTCACACTTATACAACACCTATTATGGCCATCGCCATCGTCCTTATCGTTCTGTATTTCATGCTAAAAAAAATGCGTACAAATCGAAAACGGACAATCTAA
- a CDS encoding GtrA family protein, with translation MTRKNIRTYAAFSIVGAGNTLIDFIFFFFLTACFVPPFLAQCLSYSAGMMNSYFWNRKWTFQVKKKADKWEWIKWMTVNGAACFLTYFVLYVMQLADFSLFISKLVGTLLGLMITFTGSRVWVFQTENQQSEMER, from the coding sequence ATGACAAGGAAAAACATTCGAACCTATGCCGCGTTTTCAATTGTAGGAGCAGGCAATACGCTCATTGACTTCATCTTTTTCTTCTTTCTAACGGCCTGCTTTGTACCCCCCTTCCTCGCGCAGTGCCTTTCCTATAGTGCAGGGATGATGAACAGCTATTTTTGGAATCGAAAATGGACATTTCAAGTGAAAAAGAAAGCTGACAAGTGGGAATGGATCAAATGGATGACTGTCAATGGGGCAGCGTGTTTTCTTACCTACTTCGTCTTATATGTCATGCAGCTAGCAGATTTCTCATTATTCATCAGTAAATTGGTCGGCACCCTTCTTGGTCTTATGATCACTTTTACTGGAAGCCGCGTTTGGGTCTTTCAAACAGAAAATCAACAATCAGAAATGGAGCGATGA
- the dacB gene encoding D-alanyl-D-alanine carboxypeptidase/D-alanyl-D-alanine endopeptidase, producing MKRFSQFMFLQICILSILFLPFSVKDEPLTARDDQSKWITALDEFIRTAPDLEGAISGISVRDTSDTSLLYEHQADIRLTPASNMKLLTSAIALDILGETHTFSTDIWMDGSIQKKTLHGNLYLRGTGDPTLLEEDFATLAKQVKKAGIHTVHGQLAADDTWFDDTRYSIDLPWSDEDQYYGAQISALTASPNQDYDAGTIILEVKPGKKAGQKATYEMIPKTDVAQVINRVKTVPEGGKKKISFKRSHGTNKITLTGTIPLKASSSRQWVALWEPTTYALDLMKRALKAEGIQVKGPLKTKHVPKRAKKIASHSSMPLSELLIPMMKLSNNTHAEILLKELGKQVKNKGSFEDGLDVMYDRLPAFGFDPSLAVLRDGSGISPINLVSANQFTLFLTNIQKKKWFKTYEHALPLAGASERMVGGTLRNRLKEPATLEKVRAKTGSLTTVSTLSGYIETQSGKTLAFSILLNHLVDDEKGKDIEDRIVSILAEDL from the coding sequence GTGAAGCGTTTTTCACAGTTCATGTTTTTACAAATATGTATCCTGTCGATTTTATTTCTCCCTTTTTCAGTAAAAGATGAACCACTCACAGCTCGTGATGATCAATCAAAATGGATCACAGCTTTAGACGAATTCATACGAACAGCACCTGACTTAGAGGGCGCTATCTCCGGCATCAGCGTCCGCGATACTTCTGACACTTCTCTTCTTTATGAACATCAAGCTGATATCCGTCTTACTCCGGCTTCTAATATGAAACTGCTCACATCAGCCATCGCCCTTGATATACTTGGAGAAACACACACTTTTTCTACAGACATCTGGATGGATGGTTCTATTCAAAAGAAAACGTTACATGGCAACCTTTATCTTCGCGGCACTGGAGATCCGACTTTATTAGAGGAGGATTTTGCAACACTTGCCAAACAAGTCAAAAAGGCTGGAATACATACAGTTCACGGGCAGCTTGCGGCAGATGACACTTGGTTTGATGACACGAGATATTCCATTGATTTGCCGTGGAGTGATGAGGATCAATATTACGGCGCACAAATATCTGCTCTCACCGCTTCACCGAATCAAGATTATGATGCAGGAACCATTATTCTCGAAGTAAAGCCAGGAAAGAAAGCAGGGCAGAAAGCCACCTATGAGATGATCCCGAAGACTGATGTTGCTCAAGTCATCAATCGAGTGAAAACTGTGCCAGAAGGCGGAAAAAAGAAGATCTCTTTTAAGCGCTCTCACGGCACAAACAAGATTACTTTGACTGGAACCATTCCGCTTAAAGCAAGTTCATCTAGACAATGGGTAGCATTATGGGAGCCGACAACCTATGCTTTAGATTTAATGAAACGAGCGCTAAAAGCTGAAGGGATTCAGGTAAAAGGACCGCTCAAAACAAAACACGTTCCTAAAAGAGCCAAGAAAATCGCTTCTCATTCATCTATGCCTTTATCAGAGCTGCTTATCCCAATGATGAAATTAAGCAACAATACCCATGCAGAAATTTTGCTTAAGGAACTTGGCAAACAAGTGAAGAACAAAGGGAGCTTTGAAGATGGGCTGGACGTGATGTATGATCGGCTTCCTGCTTTTGGCTTCGATCCTTCACTTGCAGTGCTGCGAGATGGATCGGGCATATCACCTATTAACCTTGTCTCTGCAAATCAATTCACTTTATTTTTAACAAACATTCAAAAGAAAAAATGGTTTAAGACCTATGAACATGCGCTTCCGTTAGCAGGGGCAAGTGAACGAATGGTGGGAGGAACGTTAAGAAACAGATTGAAAGAACCAGCTACACTAGAAAAAGTACGTGCGAAAACGGGATCATTAACAACGGTCAGCACACTTTCTGGATATATTGAAACGCAGAGCGGAAAGACGCTCGCTTTTTCTATCCTATTAAACCATCTTGTAGATGACGAAAAAGGAAAGGATATAGAAGACCGTATTGTCAGCATCTTAGCTGAGGATCTTTAG
- a CDS encoding uroporphyrinogen-III synthase → MSKGLAGKTIAICGTRKTEEMRTLVEKQGGQAVIRSLQGTVFLAKEELKPGIETFVKQGADWVILTTGIGTNTLIESAEELTLGEAFMNILSKAHIASRGYKTFAALKKLGIQPDVSDEDGTVRDLISKLEDKEFQGKRVMVQLHGENAPALMQFLHDKGADVLPLLPYQHTPPEPEAAETLLQEMKDGKVHAVCFTTAVQVHAFFKLAEEWGRKEELQNLFEQQVLAVAVGKVTAEALKEEGIDRILAPSLERMGAMIMELSQYMKKQSTPS, encoded by the coding sequence ATGAGTAAAGGCTTAGCTGGAAAAACGATTGCCATTTGTGGAACGAGAAAAACAGAAGAAATGCGTACACTTGTTGAAAAGCAAGGAGGACAAGCCGTTATTCGCTCTCTTCAAGGAACAGTGTTTTTAGCCAAAGAGGAGTTAAAACCAGGCATCGAAACCTTTGTGAAACAAGGGGCTGACTGGGTGATTTTAACAACAGGCATCGGCACAAATACATTAATTGAGAGTGCAGAAGAACTAACTCTCGGAGAAGCATTTATGAACATTTTATCAAAAGCCCACATCGCTTCAAGAGGGTACAAAACCTTTGCTGCTCTCAAAAAACTCGGAATTCAGCCAGATGTTTCGGATGAAGATGGAACCGTTCGTGACCTCATCTCAAAGCTTGAAGACAAAGAGTTTCAAGGCAAACGGGTCATGGTTCAGCTTCACGGCGAAAATGCGCCAGCTCTCATGCAGTTTTTACATGATAAGGGGGCAGATGTTTTGCCGCTATTACCCTATCAGCACACGCCTCCTGAACCAGAGGCTGCTGAAACCTTGCTTCAAGAAATGAAAGATGGGAAAGTCCATGCCGTCTGTTTTACGACCGCTGTCCAGGTTCATGCCTTTTTTAAACTAGCAGAAGAATGGGGCAGAAAAGAAGAACTGCAAAATCTATTTGAGCAGCAAGTACTGGCAGTGGCTGTCGGAAAAGTAACAGCTGAAGCTTTAAAAGAAGAGGGAATAGACCGCATTCTTGCCCCGTCACTTGAGAGAATGGGTGCAATGATTATGGAATTATCCCAATATATGAAAAAGCAATCGACACCCTCATAG
- a CDS encoding MATE family efflux transporter, with amino-acid sequence MSLDNNQSLVKTMSIFLIPLLLSNILQSIGQLVSIVLVGRWIGEDAVAAISAFFPLFFLLVSFSIGIGSGSSILIGQAYGAKNEQRLKEIIGTTLSFTFLIGLSLAIIGGLFATDILNLMGTPTNIVEESAAYARILFFSMPILFLYFVYTTFLRGTGDSKTPFYFLMISTATNMLLLPILLFGWLGLPAFGLYGAAYSSVISTIVTFIILHIYLYKTKHPLRIDASVRKHLLMKGELLKTLLKLSIPSSMNMILISLSEIAVISFVNDYGSQATAAYGVVNQVVSYVQMPAVSLGIAVSIFAAQFIGAGNMNRLKDVIKIGLGLNFAIGGLIIIFVYIFAPQILSIFLTDPGTIDIAYSLVVITLWSYLIFGTAQIVAATMRASGTVLWPTIFSICSIWLVEVPVAYVLSHYTSLGIKGIWIGYPAAFFVNLLLQYGYYRLVWKKKQIVALVQS; translated from the coding sequence ATGTCGTTAGATAACAATCAATCTTTAGTAAAAACCATGTCCATTTTTCTCATTCCACTTTTGCTAAGCAATATTTTGCAATCAATCGGACAGCTTGTGTCCATAGTACTTGTCGGCAGATGGATTGGAGAGGATGCAGTAGCTGCTATTTCTGCATTCTTTCCGCTTTTCTTTTTACTCGTTTCATTTTCCATTGGAATTGGATCAGGAAGCTCCATCCTAATTGGACAAGCATATGGAGCAAAAAATGAACAGAGATTAAAAGAAATTATTGGCACAACGCTTTCGTTCACCTTTTTGATCGGACTTTCTTTAGCTATCATTGGAGGTTTATTCGCAACAGATATCCTAAATCTAATGGGAACACCCACAAATATTGTGGAGGAAAGTGCAGCATATGCCAGAATTCTATTCTTCTCAATGCCGATCTTATTTCTATATTTTGTTTATACGACCTTTTTACGAGGGACAGGGGATTCGAAAACGCCTTTTTATTTCTTAATGATTAGCACCGCAACGAATATGTTGCTGCTGCCAATTTTATTATTCGGCTGGCTCGGACTGCCGGCTTTTGGTTTATACGGAGCTGCGTATTCCTCTGTGATTTCAACAATTGTGACGTTCATTATTCTGCATATCTATCTATATAAAACAAAACACCCGCTGCGCATCGATGCGTCGGTTAGAAAGCATTTATTGATGAAAGGGGAACTATTAAAAACGTTATTAAAGCTAAGTATTCCTTCAAGTATGAATATGATTCTCATTTCTTTATCAGAAATTGCTGTCATTTCTTTTGTAAACGATTATGGATCACAGGCGACAGCTGCCTATGGTGTTGTCAATCAGGTCGTGAGTTACGTACAGATGCCGGCAGTGAGTCTTGGTATTGCGGTCTCTATCTTTGCAGCACAATTCATTGGTGCAGGGAATATGAATCGTCTCAAAGATGTCATTAAAATTGGGCTGGGACTAAACTTCGCCATAGGCGGATTGATCATTATTTTCGTCTATATATTTGCACCGCAGATTTTATCCATCTTTTTAACAGATCCTGGGACGATTGATATTGCGTATAGTTTGGTTGTCATTACACTATGGAGCTATCTCATATTTGGGACGGCTCAAATCGTTGCAGCCACGATGAGAGCTAGTGGTACGGTTCTATGGCCGACGATCTTTAGTATTTGTTCCATTTGGCTTGTTGAAGTACCAGTTGCTTATGTGCTATCACACTATACATCTCTTGGTATCAAGGGAATCTGGATAGGCTATCCTGCAGCTTTCTTTGTGAACTTATTACTTCAATATGGCTACTATCGATTGGTATGGAAGAAAAAACAAATCGTTGCACTTGTTCAATCATAA
- the galU gene encoding UTP--glucose-1-phosphate uridylyltransferase GalU, with amino-acid sequence MNIKKAIIPAAGLGTRFLPATKAQPKEMLPIVDKPAIQYIVEEAVQSGIEDILIITGRNKKSIEDHFDRSIELEQNLLEKGKKEQLAEIKHIADMANIHYIRQKEPLGLGHAVLCARHFTGNDPFAVLLGDDVMVSDKPALSQLMEVYEDKQTEVMGVQQVDRLDVSKYGMIRPARLEGHVFEVTDLVEKPAIHEAPSDLAVMGRYLLTPSIFSVLERIDRGAGNEIQLTDALKEIAHQSPIYARRLDGLRFDVGDKLGCFKAATEIGLMRHDMRPAMLAYIESILMREAKQA; translated from the coding sequence ATGAACATTAAAAAAGCCATTATACCAGCAGCCGGGTTAGGCACACGTTTTTTACCAGCGACTAAAGCACAGCCGAAGGAAATGCTGCCCATCGTCGATAAACCTGCCATTCAATATATTGTCGAAGAGGCAGTTCAATCAGGCATTGAAGATATCCTCATTATTACAGGAAGGAATAAAAAATCGATTGAAGATCACTTTGACCGGTCCATTGAGCTAGAGCAAAATTTACTCGAAAAAGGGAAAAAGGAACAGCTGGCTGAAATCAAGCATATTGCGGATATGGCCAATATTCATTATATTCGTCAGAAGGAACCTCTAGGTCTCGGACATGCAGTGTTATGTGCACGTCATTTTACCGGAAATGATCCTTTTGCTGTTCTTTTAGGTGATGATGTGATGGTATCAGACAAGCCCGCCCTCTCTCAGCTCATGGAAGTCTATGAAGACAAACAAACAGAGGTAATGGGTGTTCAGCAAGTAGATCGTCTAGATGTCAGTAAGTATGGTATGATAAGACCAGCTAGATTAGAAGGGCATGTGTTTGAAGTCACAGACTTGGTGGAAAAGCCAGCCATTCATGAGGCACCTTCCGATTTAGCCGTGATGGGCAGGTATCTTTTAACCCCATCAATTTTTTCTGTGTTAGAAAGAATCGACAGAGGCGCTGGTAATGAAATACAGCTGACAGACGCTCTGAAAGAGATTGCACATCAATCACCCATTTATGCTAGACGATTAGATGGTTTGAGATTTGATGTTGGAGATAAGCTTGGCTGTTTTAAGGCAGCGACTGAAATTGGATTAATGCGTCATGATATGAGACCAGCCATGCTAGCATATATAGAAAGCATACTCATGAGAGAAGCAAAACAAGCATAG